The DNA segment CCGACGCATATGATCGCATCGAAACCACCTTTTTGGGCCAGCTGCTTGGCGGTAAAGGGAATCTCGAATGCCCCTGGAACCCGTATAACCGTTTGCTCTTCGGCAGCGGCCCCGTGTCGGGTGAGGCAGTCAAGGGCACCGCTGATAAGTTGTTCGCTTACCAGGCTGTTAAAGCGACCGGCTACGATGGCGGTGCGCATACCGGCGGCGTTTAACGCTCCGGCAATATTCTGAACCTGCATATTAATCCTCCTGTACGATTGTTTGATAGCGTGTAAGCTCTTCTATGGTAATAAACGGCATCCCTGTTTTCTCGGCGAGGCGGTCAAGCTGCGGGCCGCGTGCCATACTCCCGTCGGGGTTCAATATCTCGCAGATTACCGCATTCGGCTGGTATCCAGCCAGCTCGGCCAGACAGACCGATGCCTCGGTATGACCCCGGCGAGCTGCAATCCCCTCGGGGTGGGCGATCAATGGAAAAATGTGCCCGGGTCGCCCGAAATCCTCCGGCTGGGCAGTCGGGTCTGCCAGGGCTCGTATGGTAGCTGCACGGTCGGCGGTGGAGATGCCGGTTGTTGTGCCATGCAGGTAATCAACACTGATGGTGAAATTGGTCTGATGTTGTGCGGTATTACTGCGCACCATAAGCGGTAGCTGTATCTCGGCAGCTCGCTCAGGGGTGATTGCCTGACAGACCAGCCCGCGCCCTTCGGTAATCAGGTAGTTCACCATGTCGGGGGTGGTCAGCTCACTTATGCACACAAAATCACCCTCATTCTCACGATCGTGGTCGTCTGAAACGATTATTATTCCCCCTGCTGCCAGATATGCACAGGCATGCTGGATACGTTCCACAAGGTTTCGCTCGGTGGCATCCAGATTTGCCAGGACAGGTGCGGGAAATCCAGTTCTTTTTGTCATGATAAATCTCCATAGCCGAGGTCAGCCAGTCGTTTTTCAGTCAGTCGGGTTCCCGTGCCATCCTCAGTGCGACTGCCAAGCAGCCGCTGGACATAGCGGGCAATGATATCAGTTTCTATATTCACCAGGTCACCTGCGCGTCGGGAGCCGAGGGTAGTGTGCTGCATGGTATGAGGGATGACATTTATCACCACAGCGGTATCGTTGACGCTGGCAGTGGTGAGGCTGATACCGTCGATGGCGATTGACCCCTCAGCAACGCACAGCTGCAGCAGATGCTGTGGCAATTCAACGGTAAGGTAGACGTTCTGCTCATGTGTCTCGATAGCGGATAATCTCCCGGTGCCGTTCACATGCCCTTGCACAAAGTGTCCGCCCATGGGCGTGCTGGGAGTCAGACTGGTTTCCAGATTGACCGGATCTCCGCTGCGCAGCGAACCGAGGGTGGTCTTGGCCAATGTCTCTGACAGGGTGTCAAACTCTGCGCCATCGCCGGTCAACCTGGCAACGGTTTGACAGGCGCCATTGATAGCTACCGAATCCCCAAGCTGCAGGGTGGGGCGGATACCCGGGCAGGCGACCTCGAGTCGGGCCGCCTCCCCCTGTTGGTACAGGCGGACAACACTCCCCACCTCTTGAATCAAACCGGTGAACATGATGCCTCCTTATCCGGAATCAGATCATGTAGCAGCCGCGCCGCGTCGGGGTGCAGACCGCTGATCGAAATGGTAGAACCGAATCGGTGAAACTCGCTGTCCAGCAGACGAGGGGCCGCAGCGACCGTAGCCGGATGCAGGTTGTCGGTCGGGCGCAGGCCATCCCCCAGGAAAACCGGCTCGGTAAAGGCGGTTATCCGATCATACAGCCCCTGCCGCAGCAGCGAGGCATGCAGCCGTGCACCGCCCTCCACCAGGATTGACTGAATGCCATCGTCATACAAATGCTGCATCACCTGGTGGAGTGACGGCAGGGATTCACTGTCCGGTTCTACCGGTATTACCTGAATCCCGGCAGCTGTCAACCGGGATTGCTGGTCGGGGGAGATCCCGGTGCAGTAGAGCCGTGTCGGGATGGTGTCTGCTTGTGTAACGAGGTGGCTGTCTTTGCGCAGGTTCCCGTGGCGAGACACCACTACCCGCAGCGGCTGGGGATAGCGGTTGTTGGCAGTCCGCACGGTGAGCTGAGGATCATCATGGGCGGCGGTTCCACTACCTACCATAACCGCGTCAAGTCTCCCGCGCAGGTGATGGGCCTCTTCCCGTGCCGATGGACTGCTGATCCACTTGGAGTCGTGGCTGCCGGTTGCCATGCAGCCATCCAGGCTTTGCGCCCATTTGAGCACGATGTAGGGACGACGCTGTTCACGCGAGAGGATATACGCCTCGTTCTGACGGACTGCCTTGCGAGCGCATACCCCGGTACGAACCTCGATTCCGGCTTGCTTCAGCTGGGCAATCCCGGAACCACGCACGCGCGGGTTCGGGTCTACGATTGCCAGCACAACCGTACGGATGCCGTGTGTGCGTATTGCGGTAGTACAGGGGGGATTGTGTTTGTCCGGTGCGGTAAACGAGCAGGGCTCCAGGGTGCAATACAGGGTTGCGCCCCGCGGATCGTTACCCTGCTGCAGGGCATGGTCGATAGCTGCCTGCTCGGCATGCGGCCCGCCGTAGCGTGCGTGCCAGCCTTCGCCGATCACCTGACCATTGCGAACCAGTACCGCACCCACCAGCGGGTTCGGGGTTACATGTCCCGCACCGGCCGAGGCCAGCCGCAGTGCATGCTCCATGTAGTAGCGGTCCTCCATCAGGACCTCCTGCATCGTGCTGTTCCCAGGGCGAGAGCTCCCGACCCGAAAAAGCCCCGATTTCCCGACCGTGTAGCGGAGGAACGGAAAA comes from the Spirochaeta africana DSM 8902 genome and includes:
- the ribB gene encoding 3,4-dihydroxy-2-butanone-4-phosphate synthase; protein product: MTKRTGFPAPVLANLDATERNLVERIQHACAYLAAGGIIIVSDDHDRENEGDFVCISELTTPDMVNYLITEGRGLVCQAITPERAAEIQLPLMVRSNTAQHQTNFTISVDYLHGTTTGISTADRAATIRALADPTAQPEDFGRPGHIFPLIAHPEGIAARRGHTEASVCLAELAGYQPNAVICEILNPDGSMARGPQLDRLAEKTGMPFITIEELTRYQTIVQED
- the ribD gene encoding bifunctional diaminohydroxyphosphoribosylaminopyrimidine deaminase/5-amino-6-(5-phosphoribosylamino)uracil reductase RibD; the encoded protein is MEDRYYMEHALRLASAGAGHVTPNPLVGAVLVRNGQVIGEGWHARYGGPHAEQAAIDHALQQGNDPRGATLYCTLEPCSFTAPDKHNPPCTTAIRTHGIRTVVLAIVDPNPRVRGSGIAQLKQAGIEVRTGVCARKAVRQNEAYILSREQRRPYIVLKWAQSLDGCMATGSHDSKWISSPSAREEAHHLRGRLDAVMVGSGTAAHDDPQLTVRTANNRYPQPLRVVVSRHGNLRKDSHLVTQADTIPTRLYCTGISPDQQSRLTAAGIQVIPVEPDSESLPSLHQVMQHLYDDGIQSILVEGGARLHASLLRQGLYDRITAFTEPVFLGDGLRPTDNLHPATVAAAPRLLDSEFHRFGSTISISGLHPDAARLLHDLIPDKEASCSPV
- a CDS encoding riboflavin synthase gives rise to the protein MFTGLIQEVGSVVRLYQQGEAARLEVACPGIRPTLQLGDSVAINGACQTVARLTGDGAEFDTLSETLAKTTLGSLRSGDPVNLETSLTPSTPMGGHFVQGHVNGTGRLSAIETHEQNVYLTVELPQHLLQLCVAEGSIAIDGISLTTASVNDTAVVINVIPHTMQHTTLGSRRAGDLVNIETDIIARYVQRLLGSRTEDGTGTRLTEKRLADLGYGDLS
- the ribH gene encoding 6,7-dimethyl-8-ribityllumazine synthase, with product MQVQNIAGALNAAGMRTAIVAGRFNSLVSEQLISGALDCLTRHGAAAEEQTVIRVPGAFEIPFTAKQLAQKGGFDAIICVGAVIRGSTPHFDFVANEAAKGIAQAGLQTGVPIIFGVITTNDIEQALERAGTKAGNKGWDAALSAIEMADLTRRIAEL